The sequence TGCTCTGTGGTGCAACACTAGTAGAAGCAGACTTAACTAATGCTAACTTAACTGGTGCAGATATGACTTGGGCAAACCTAACAGCAGCCAATTTAAACCAAGCACAGTTGAGTCAAACTAACCTGACTTATGCTAAATTGCACAATACAATCATGTCTGACGGCACAATTAAGTATCCAGAGATATTTTTTTTGGGTGTTAGGGAATAATCCCAAACTAAAATTCCCGTTGAGAAAAAATGAGGATAGCGATCGCTAATAGCATGGCACTATACAATAAGCCATAGCCAGCATTAGCGATTAAGGTAGTTGGGTCAGACAGCGCTGCTAAACCATAAACGGCGTCATTCCGCATATTTAAACGAGATAAATCTGGCAAAATTAGATATAGAGCTTGGGAAAGACGTTCGACAGTGGGGTTGCGACTGAGACGCCCAAATTGCAATAAATCTTGGGTTACATTCCCCATCAAATATACAGCAAACGTTAAAGTTATCGCCAACAGGGAACTACTAAAGACACCAAAAGCAATTGCTGTTGCGGCAATTAAAGTTAGCTGTAAAAATAAGAAAATCGCTGCAATAAAAATACTCAATGATGAATAAGTAATTTTACCAAGTTGCAAAAATCCTAGAAAGATTACTGTCATCATCGTGATGAGTACAGCTATGACAGCCAATAGCCCTAAATATTTACCAGCAATAAATTCACCCCGACCAACTGGTTTAGCAATTAAGATTAAAATAGTTCGTTTTTCTACTTCCTTGTTCACCATTCCCGTACCTACGAAAATAGCAACAATTAACCCAATTATACTCATCGCTACTAACCCAAAATCCAGAAATATTTTGTTTTCGGTAGTAGCTGCAAATTCTGGAAGTAAGCGAATAGCGATAGCGAGAATAATTGCGTAAAAACAGATAATATACAAAACGCGATCGCGGATAATTTCTAAGAATTCATTTCTGGCAATGACGAAAATTCTAGCAAAACTCATCACACTTGATATTTGTTATTTGTTATTTCTTTGTCATCTTTGCGCGGGGGGTGTTCCGACAATAGGCTTGCTGACACGACCGCATTCAATTTCTGCAACGATCACTGATTCTTCTGGTTTTTTAGTGTTTGCAGACCTTGCAATTGGTCCCACCTGACAAGACTTTTTAAAATAGTAACCGCGAGAGTTGGAACTAGGGCCAATCCAAATACCGACTATATCTAATAAATATTCGTCTTTCTTATTAGGATTAGGGTTGGATATCCGGGGTTGAATATCCCATAATACCTTTTCTTCATGATTTTGCAACCGCTTTTCGCGTAGAACTTGTTGCTTGAGTCGGTTAAGATTTGTGTTGGCATTTTGTAGCCATTTTTCTACTTGTGACCAAGGTCGAGCATCTATTTCATTTTCTATTAGTGGCTGGAGTTTGTTTAAGATAAAAATTCCATTGGGAGGGTTGGTAGGTGGGATTTCTGTTCTGACGACAAAAGTACTGCGCTTAAAACTATCTGACTGTACGCTTGGGTATTCCATTAACCAATTATCCATGACAAAATAGAACTGAAGCCAGCAGCTGATGAGCATCGAACTTCCTAGTAAGATAATCAATTTTTGGCGGTCTTCCGGTTTGGGGATTTGTGGTTTAGCACCAACACCAGTTCCCACGAAAAAATTGGGGATAACAGTCACTAACGCGGAAATTGTCGGCCAAAGCACGATAGTTTGAGGTGTAATTCCATTTAGCTCATTACCAAAAGCAAAAACACTAACTAAAAATCCGGTGATTAAAGCTCCCACCGGCATAAATGTTCCCGGAACTCTGACAGGATCTTCTGTGGTATACCAAGCAGTACCTGCAATGAGAAATAACCAACCAAATAGAGCTATTATCTCCTTAATAGGAGTAGTGGCAAAATATGAAATTACCCAAGAATATAAACTTAAATAAATGAATGTTTGCCAGGAATAGGCTTTAGCTGGAACTACTAATTTTCTCAACCCCAGCAAACTATCTGTAACGAATTTAAATATGACTAATAAGTCTTTAAATAGAGTCGCCATGTTTTGACCTCAAAATTATTCAGTGAGCGTTATGTATCTGGGAAATGGCAAAATTAAGATATCCTAACGGACGCGAATTAATAACAAAATAGTAATCGCAGTATAGCTGAGGGAATTTGCTATTAGGGTAGTTATGACAAGGTTAGTGTTTTGGAATTTTAATTTGGTCACTCGCCTTCCTCTTCTCGCCAACGAGGTAGAATTATCTTCTACTTTTTCTGCTGGTTTGTCATTAATTGAGAATAAGAATATTCTCAAAAGGACAAAT is a genomic window of Fortiea contorta PCC 7126 containing:
- a CDS encoding ABC transporter permease; its protein translation is MSFARIFVIARNEFLEIIRDRVLYIICFYAIILAIAIRLLPEFAATTENKIFLDFGLVAMSIIGLIVAIFVGTGMVNKEVEKRTILILIAKPVGRGEFIAGKYLGLLAVIAVLITMMTVIFLGFLQLGKITYSSLSIFIAAIFLFLQLTLIAATAIAFGVFSSSLLAITLTFAVYLMGNVTQDLLQFGRLSRNPTVERLSQALYLILPDLSRLNMRNDAVYGLAALSDPTTLIANAGYGLLYSAMLLAIAILIFSQREF
- the fraD gene encoding septal junction protein FraD, with the translated sequence MATLFKDLLVIFKFVTDSLLGLRKLVVPAKAYSWQTFIYLSLYSWVISYFATTPIKEIIALFGWLFLIAGTAWYTTEDPVRVPGTFMPVGALITGFLVSVFAFGNELNGITPQTIVLWPTISALVTVIPNFFVGTGVGAKPQIPKPEDRQKLIILLGSSMLISCWLQFYFVMDNWLMEYPSVQSDSFKRSTFVVRTEIPPTNPPNGIFILNKLQPLIENEIDARPWSQVEKWLQNANTNLNRLKQQVLREKRLQNHEEKVLWDIQPRISNPNPNKKDEYLLDIVGIWIGPSSNSRGYYFKKSCQVGPIARSANTKKPEESVIVAEIECGRVSKPIVGTPPAQR